TAGGAAGAACCCGACCACGCAGGGTTATCTCGCCAGTCATGGCGACATCTTTATGCACAGGAATACCGGTCAGGGCGGAAACGATCGATGTACACATGGCCACCCCGGCCGAAGGGCCGTCCTTGGGCGTTGCCCCCTCGGGTACATGAACATGAATATCGCGTTTTTCAAAGATCGTCGGCTTAATACCAAAGGCAATCGAACGGGAACGGACAAAACTGCGCGCCGCCTGAACCGATTCCTTCATCACATCGCCAAGGGTGCCAGTATGGGAGATTGCCCCTTTACCGGGCATCGTAACGGCCTCAATACAGAGTAATTCGCCACCCACTTCAGTCCAGGCAAGCCCGGTGGTGACGCCAACCAGGCTCTCTTCTTCGACTTCACCGTAGCTAAAGCGCCGAACTCCGGCATATTTAGCGAGATTACGCGATGTGACTGTGACTTTTTTCTTCGACGACATCAGCACTTCCTTCACCGCCTTGCGGGTCAGGTTGGCGATCTCGCGCTCCAGGTTACGCACCCCGGCCTCGCGGGTGTAATAGCGAACGATGTCATGAACGGCGCTGTCGGAGATTGACCACTCACCTTTTTTCAGACCGTGATTTTTGATCTGTTTGGGGATCAGGTGGCGCTTGGCGATCTCAACCTTTTCATCCTCGGTGTAACCGGAAATACGGATGATCTCCATGCGATCAAGAAGCGGCTGGGGCATCCGCATGGTATTGGCCGTGGTAACGAACATGACATCTGAAAGATCGTAATCAACCTCTAGATAATGGTCGTTAAAAGAGCTGTTCTGCTCAGGATCGAGAACTTCCAGAAGTGCCGAGGCCGGGTCTCCGCGCCAGTCAGCGCCAAGCTTGTCCACCTCATCAAGCAGGAATAGAGGGTTGGAATATTTGGCCTTTTTCATGCCCTGGATAACCTTGCCCGGCATTGACCCTATATAAGTACGTCGGTGACCGCGTATTTCCGACTCATCACGCACGCCGCCAAGCGACATACGGACAAAATTCCGTCCCGTAGCACGCGCCAGAGATTTTCCCAGCGAGGTCTTGCCGACACCCGGCGGACCGACAAGGCAGAGGATCGGCCCCTTCATCTTTTTCATCCGCAATTGCACGGCAAGATATTCGATGATCCGTTCCTTGACCTTTTCCAGACCGAAATGGTCGGCATCAAGAATCTTGACCGCCTTTTTCAGGTCGCGGTTGGCCCGCGAGCGCTTTTGCCAGGGAATAGAAAGAATCCAGTCGAGATAATTGCGCACAACCGTCGCCTCGGCCGACATCGGGCTCATGTTCTTGAGCTTTTTAATCTCGGTCGTCGTCTTTTCGAGGGCTTCCTTCGACAGTTTGGTCTTCTTGAGGCGCTCTTCTATTTCTGAAACCTCGTCGCGACCCTCGTCGATCTCGCCGAGTTCCTTCTGAATCGCCTTCATCTGTTCATTGAGATAATACTCGCGCTGAGTCTTGTCCATCTGGCGCTTGACCCGGTTACGAATGCGCTTTTCCACCTGCAGAACGCCGATCTCACCTTCCATATAGGAAAAGACCTTTTCCAGACGTTCGGTGACCGATTCAGTCTCAAGAAGCTCCTGTTTTTCGGGAATCTTCAAGGCCAGATGCGAAGCCACCGTATCGGCGAGCTTGCAGGGGTCCTCAATCTGGTTGATCGAGACCATCACCTCTGGCGGGATCTTTCGGTTGAGCTTTATATACTGTTCAAACTGGCCAATTACCGTACGCGATAAGGCTTCGACCTCCTGATCGTCAGCAACACCGTCAGGCAGAATTTCGGCATAGGCCTGAAAGAAATCCTTGTTCTCGCGATAGTCGGTAATCTTGGCGCGCTCACCACCCTCAACCAATACCTTTACT
The DNA window shown above is from Nitrospinaceae bacterium and carries:
- the lon gene encoding endopeptidase La, translated to ALEDVMRDDKQILLVAQKNAAQDDPTPEDIYTVGTIGTVLQLLKLPDGTVKVLVEGGERAKITDYRENKDFFQAYAEILPDGVADDQEVEALSRTVIGQFEQYIKLNRKIPPEVMVSINQIEDPCKLADTVASHLALKIPEKQELLETESVTERLEKVFSYMEGEIGVLQVEKRIRNRVKRQMDKTQREYYLNEQMKAIQKELGEIDEGRDEVSEIEERLKKTKLSKEALEKTTTEIKKLKNMSPMSAEATVVRNYLDWILSIPWQKRSRANRDLKKAVKILDADHFGLEKVKERIIEYLAVQLRMKKMKGPILCLVGPPGVGKTSLGKSLARATGRNFVRMSLGGVRDESEIRGHRRTYIGSMPGKVIQGMKKAKYSNPLFLLDEVDKLGADWRGDPASALLEVLDPEQNSSFNDHYLEVDYDLSDVMFVTTANTMRMPQPLLDRMEIIRISGYTEDEKVEIAKRHLIPKQIKNHGLKKGEWSISDSAVHDIVRYYTREAGVRNLEREIANLTRKAVKEVLMSSKKKVTVTSRNLAKYAGVRRFSYGEVEEESLVGVTTGLAWTEVGGELLCIEAVTMPGKGAISHTGTLGDVMKESVQAARSFVRSRSIAFGIKPTIFEKRDIHVHVPEGATPKDGPSAGVAMCTSIVSALTGIPVHKDVAMTGEITLRGRVLPIGGLKEKLLAALRGGIKTVIIPKENEKDLAEIPDNVKKGMEIIPVSTVDEVLEKALVSPLVPIEWTEEDQKDALAEASKDKDHDSFVTH